Proteins from a single region of Chryseobacterium sp. W4I1:
- a CDS encoding acyl-CoA carboxylase subunit beta — protein MDLEFNKREDQNRLKLSDINQLLAEIKKGGGEKRLQKLRDEGKMTARERVEYLLDKGSDSIEIGAFAGYEMYPEHGGCPAGGVVVVMGYVSGRQCLVVANDASVKAGAWFPITGKKNLRAQEIAMENKLPIIYLVDSAGVYLPMQDEIFPDKEHFGRIFRNNAKMSSMGIIQISAVMGSCVAGGAYLPIMSDEAMIVDKTGSIFLAGSYLVKAAIGESIDNETLGGATTHCSISGVTDYKAKDDKDALNRIKTIMKSLGSTEKAGFDRIESFPPKENPDNIFGIVPVSRTEQYDTYEIIKCLVDNSEYEEYKPDYGKSIICATARIDGWSVGIVANQRKLVKSGKGEMQFGGVIYSDSADKSTRFIANCNQRKIPLVFLQDVTGFMVGSKSEHGGIIKDGAKMVNAVSNSVVPKFTIITGNSYGAGNYAMCGKAYDPRLIVAWPWADLAVMGGSQAAKVLAQIQESTLKKQGKEITEEEHNDILDTISKKYKKQTESTYAAARLWTDAIINPTDTRKWISMGIEAANHSPITEKFNLGVIQV, from the coding sequence GAGTTGAATATCTTCTCGACAAAGGTTCAGATTCTATAGAAATTGGTGCATTTGCTGGCTATGAAATGTATCCGGAACATGGTGGGTGTCCAGCCGGAGGTGTTGTCGTTGTAATGGGATATGTTTCCGGAAGACAATGCCTTGTTGTTGCTAATGATGCTTCCGTAAAAGCGGGTGCATGGTTTCCTATTACCGGAAAGAAAAACCTTAGAGCCCAGGAGATCGCCATGGAAAATAAGCTTCCAATCATTTATCTGGTAGACTCTGCAGGCGTTTATCTTCCAATGCAGGATGAGATCTTTCCTGATAAAGAACATTTCGGACGTATTTTTAGAAATAATGCCAAAATGAGCTCCATGGGAATAATTCAAATCTCGGCTGTTATGGGTAGCTGTGTTGCCGGTGGTGCTTACCTTCCTATTATGAGTGATGAAGCAATGATTGTTGATAAAACCGGATCTATTTTCCTTGCAGGAAGCTATCTTGTAAAAGCTGCCATTGGGGAAAGTATCGATAATGAAACTCTTGGAGGAGCTACAACACACTGTTCAATTTCAGGTGTTACTGATTATAAGGCAAAGGATGATAAAGACGCTTTAAATAGGATCAAAACAATCATGAAATCTCTTGGAAGCACTGAAAAGGCAGGCTTTGACAGAATAGAAAGTTTCCCTCCAAAGGAAAATCCCGATAATATTTTTGGAATTGTTCCTGTATCTAGAACAGAGCAGTATGATACTTATGAGATCATTAAATGTTTAGTTGATAATTCAGAATATGAAGAATATAAGCCAGATTACGGGAAAAGTATCATTTGTGCAACAGCAAGAATCGATGGATGGTCTGTAGGTATCGTAGCTAACCAGAGAAAGCTTGTAAAAAGCGGTAAAGGAGAAATGCAGTTTGGTGGAGTGATTTACTCAGATTCTGCTGATAAATCAACAAGGTTTATCGCTAACTGTAATCAGAGAAAAATCCCATTGGTTTTCCTTCAGGATGTTACAGGATTTATGGTAGGTTCAAAATCTGAGCATGGCGGTATCATCAAAGACGGTGCGAAAATGGTGAATGCAGTATCCAATTCCGTTGTTCCGAAATTCACTATTATTACAGGAAATTCTTACGGTGCAGGAAACTATGCCATGTGTGGTAAAGCTTATGATCCCAGATTAATTGTAGCATGGCCTTGGGCAGATCTTGCCGTAATGGGTGGGTCTCAAGCCGCAAAAGTTCTGGCACAAATTCAAGAGTCTACCTTAAAAAAACAAGGTAAAGAAATTACTGAAGAAGAACATAACGATATTTTAGATACGATTTCTAAAAAGTATAAAAAACAAACTGAGTCTACCTATGCAGCTGCAAGACTTTGGACTGATGCTATTATCAATCCTACAGATACCAGAAAATGGATTTCTATGGGAATTGAAGCTGCAAATCATTCTCCTATTACAGAGAAGTTCAATTTGGGGGTTATTCAAGTCTGA